Proteins from one Pongo abelii isolate AG06213 chromosome 19, NHGRI_mPonAbe1-v2.0_pri, whole genome shotgun sequence genomic window:
- the PRR29 gene encoding proline-rich protein 29 isoform X4 yields the protein MASGAGGSWGRSPPQSAVPTPWVTVLQPLSWTIPPAPPQPGRVKEDLLELMMLQNAQMHQLLLSRLVAGALQPGPASPCPQVYLEVPQEEPEEEEEEEMDVQEKGPLVFHHHYLPYSMPSPGALLPWPGPFFPTPACQPYLQDVPTIQHCPASRERETTMMPRASYEDRPWPWELHRLPALDTAPEPPPAPLLLTPLCPWLAVLLTPSTSARPSSPGEISPCPTPMSSWMGQICAVV from the exons ATGGCCTCTGGGGCGGGCGGGAGCTGGGGTCGCTCCCCACCGCAGAGCGCAGTCCCGACG CCCTGGGTCACCGTCCTGCAGCCCCTCTCGTGGACCATCCCACCTGCGCCCCCGCAGCCAGGCCGCGTGAAGGAAG ACCTGCTGGAATTGATGATGCTGCAGAACGCGCAGATGCACCAGCTGCTGCTGAGTCGCCTGGTGGCTGGAGCGCTGCAGCCCGGGCCCGCCTCGCCCTGCCCtcag GTCTACCTGGAGGTTCCACAGGAAGagcctgaggaggaggaggaggaggagatggacgTGCAGGAGAAAGGGCCTTTGGTGTTTCACCACCACTACTTGCCCTATTCGATGCCCTCCCCGGGTGCCCTGCTGCCCTGGCCAGGCCCCTTCTTCCCCACCCCCGCTTGTCAGCCCTACTTGCAGGACGTGCCCACGATTCAGCACTGTCCTGCCTCCAGGGAAAGGGAG ACTACTATGATGCCGAGAGCCTCCTATGAGGACAGACCCTGGCCCTGGGAACTGCACCGGCTTCCTGCTCTGGATACAGCCCCGGAGCCGCCTCCTGCACCTCTCTTGTTGACTCCCCTGTGCCCGTGGCTGGCAGTCCTTCTCACTCCCTCAACCTCAGCCAGGCCCTCTTCTCCTGGGGAAATCagtccctgccccaccccaatgAGTTCCTGGATGGGCCAGATCTGTGCTGTTGTGTAA
- the PRR29 gene encoding proline-rich protein 29 isoform X1, with translation MASGAGGSWGRSPPQSAVPTPWVTVLQPLSWTIPPAPPQPGRVKEDLLELMMLQNAQMHQLLLSRLVAGALQPGPASPCPQVYLEVPQEEPEEEEEEEMDVQEKGPLVFHHHYLPYSMPSPGALLPWPGPFFPTPACQPYLQDVPTIQHCPASREREVRAVPPPPPPSATGTVGADVPPASDYYDAESLL, from the exons ATGGCCTCTGGGGCGGGCGGGAGCTGGGGTCGCTCCCCACCGCAGAGCGCAGTCCCGACG CCCTGGGTCACCGTCCTGCAGCCCCTCTCGTGGACCATCCCACCTGCGCCCCCGCAGCCAGGCCGCGTGAAGGAAG ACCTGCTGGAATTGATGATGCTGCAGAACGCGCAGATGCACCAGCTGCTGCTGAGTCGCCTGGTGGCTGGAGCGCTGCAGCCCGGGCCCGCCTCGCCCTGCCCtcag GTCTACCTGGAGGTTCCACAGGAAGagcctgaggaggaggaggaggaggagatggacgTGCAGGAGAAAGGGCCTTTGGTGTTTCACCACCACTACTTGCCCTATTCGATGCCCTCCCCGGGTGCCCTGCTGCCCTGGCCAGGCCCCTTCTTCCCCACCCCCGCTTGTCAGCCCTACTTGCAGGACGTGCCCACGATTCAGCACTGTCCTGCCTCCAGGGAAAGGGAGGT GAGagctgtgcccccacccccaccccccagtgCCACAGGGACTGTGGGTGCCGATGTACCCCCGGCTTCAG ACTACTATGATGCCGAGAGCCTCCTATGA
- the PRR29 gene encoding proline-rich protein 29 isoform X3: protein MASGAGGSWGRSPPQSAVPTPWVTVLQPLSWTIPPAPPQPGRVKEDLLELMMLQNAQMHQLLLSRLVAGALQPGPASPCPQESCAPTPTPQCHRDCGCRCTPGFRLL from the exons ATGGCCTCTGGGGCGGGCGGGAGCTGGGGTCGCTCCCCACCGCAGAGCGCAGTCCCGACG CCCTGGGTCACCGTCCTGCAGCCCCTCTCGTGGACCATCCCACCTGCGCCCCCGCAGCCAGGCCGCGTGAAGGAAG ACCTGCTGGAATTGATGATGCTGCAGAACGCGCAGATGCACCAGCTGCTGCTGAGTCGCCTGGTGGCTGGAGCGCTGCAGCCCGGGCCCGCCTCGCCCTGCCCtcag GAGagctgtgcccccacccccaccccccagtgCCACAGGGACTGTGGGTGCCGATGTACCCCCGGCTTCAG ACTACTATGA
- the PRR29 gene encoding proline-rich protein 29 isoform X2: MASGAGGSWGRSPPQSAVPTPWVTVLQPLSWTIPPAPPQPGRVKEGELCPHPHPPVPQGLWVPMYPRLQTTMMPRASYEDRPWPWELHRLPALDTAPEPPPAPLLLTPLCPWLAVLLTPSTSARPSSPGEISPCPTPMSSWMGQICAVVPSARAGPQP; the protein is encoded by the exons ATGGCCTCTGGGGCGGGCGGGAGCTGGGGTCGCTCCCCACCGCAGAGCGCAGTCCCGACG CCCTGGGTCACCGTCCTGCAGCCCCTCTCGTGGACCATCCCACCTGCGCCCCCGCAGCCAGGCCGCGTGAAGGAAG GAGagctgtgcccccacccccaccccccagtgCCACAGGGACTGTGGGTGCCGATGTACCCCCGGCTTCAG ACTACTATGATGCCGAGAGCCTCCTATGAGGACAGACCCTGGCCCTGGGAACTGCACCGGCTTCCTGCTCTGGATACAGCCCCGGAGCCGCCTCCTGCACCTCTCTTGTTGACTCCCCTGTGCCCGTGGCTGGCAGTCCTTCTCACTCCCTCAACCTCAGCCAGGCCCTCTTCTCCTGGGGAAATCagtccctgccccaccccaatgAGTTCCTGGATGGGCCAGATCTGTGCTGTTGT TCCTTCAGCCAGGGCTGGACCTCAACCCTGA
- the ICAM2 gene encoding intercellular adhesion molecule 2: protein MSSFGYRTLTVALLALLCCPGSDEKVFEVHVRPKKLVVEPKGSLEVNCSTTCNQPEVGGLETSLDKILLEEQAHWKHYLVSNISHDAVLQCHFTCSGKQESMNSNISVYQPPRQVILTLQPTWVAVGKSFTIECRVPTVEPLDSLTLFLFRGNETLHNQTFGKAAPALQEATATFSSTAHREDGHHNFSCLAVLDLMSRGGNIFHKYSAPKMLEIYEPVSDSQMVIIVTVVSVLLFLFVTSVLLCFIFSQHWRQRRTGTYGVRAAWRRLPQAFRP, encoded by the exons ATGTCCTCTTTTGGTTACAGGACCCTGACTGTGGCCCTCTTAGCCCTGCTCTGCTGTCCAG GATCTGATGAGAAGGTATTCGAGGTACACGTGAGGCCAAAGAAGCTGGTGGTTGAGCCCAAAGGGTCCCTCGAGGTCAACTGCAGCACCACCTGTAACCAGCCTGAAGTGGGTGGTCTGGAGACCTCTCTAGATAAGATTCTGCTGGAAGAACAGGCTCACTGGAAACATTACTTGGTCTCAAACATCTCCCATGACGCAGTCCTCCAATGCCACTTCACCTGCTCCGGGAAGCAGGAGTCAATGAATTCCAACATCAGCGTGTACC AGCCTCCAAGGCAGGTCATCCTGACACTGCAACCCACTTGGGTGGCCGTGGGCAAGTCCTTCACCATTGAGTGCAGGGTGCCCACCGTGGAGCCCCTGGACAGCCTCACCCTCTTCCTGTTCCGTGGCAATGAGACTCTGCACAATCAGACCTTCGGGAAGGCAGCCCCTGCCCTGCAGGAGGCCACAGCCACATTCAGCAGCACAGCTCACAGAGAGGATGGCCACCACAACTTCTCCTGCCTGGCTGTGCTGGACTTGATGTCTCGCGGGGGCAACATCTTTCACAAATACTCAGCCCCAAAGATGCTGGAGATCTATG agcCCGTGTCGGACAGCCAGATGGTCATCATAGTCACGGTGGTGTCGGTGTTGCTGTTCCTGTTCGTGACATCTGTCCTGCTCTGCTTCATCTTCAGCCAGCACTGGCGCCAGCGGCGGACGGGCACCTACGGGGTGCGAGCGGCTTGGAGGAGGCTGCCCCAGGCCTTCCGGCCATAG